In Spirochaeta thermophila DSM 6578, the following proteins share a genomic window:
- a CDS encoding tRNA lysidine(34) synthetase has product MNTTGFDHIRRLFEGPLPPWLTRLARKAGRGINRYGMLGEGDRVLLGISGGKDSLVMALILSLRRRWLPIHYHLEAVHLNWQEYPISDEETDRLAAYFDAIDVPFTQITTTMFPGHYDGQFNCYLCARNRKRLLFTYMKEHDIPILALGHHLDDIVETTLINMAMRGRLFTMMPVQPFFGGLFTLIRPLCEVPESQVRTAVEKLGLPVVKPDCPYKDTNLRLRVKPLVEQLATLDPLAREKIYRSLLNIQPDYLPISLKTGHEYTTVEPEGTDEGP; this is encoded by the coding sequence ATGAACACCACCGGGTTCGACCACATCCGCCGGCTCTTCGAAGGCCCCCTTCCCCCCTGGCTCACGCGCCTCGCCCGCAAGGCAGGGAGGGGCATCAACCGGTACGGGATGCTGGGCGAAGGCGACCGCGTACTCCTCGGCATTTCCGGCGGCAAGGACTCCCTCGTCATGGCCCTCATCCTCTCTCTCAGGCGCAGGTGGCTCCCCATCCACTATCACCTCGAGGCCGTGCACCTCAACTGGCAGGAATACCCCATCTCCGACGAAGAGACCGACCGCCTCGCCGCCTACTTCGACGCCATCGACGTGCCCTTCACCCAGATCACCACCACCATGTTCCCCGGGCACTACGACGGCCAGTTCAACTGCTACCTCTGCGCCCGCAACCGCAAGCGCCTCCTGTTCACCTACATGAAGGAACACGACATCCCCATCCTCGCCCTCGGACACCACCTCGACGACATCGTGGAGACCACCCTCATCAACATGGCCATGCGGGGACGCCTCTTCACCATGATGCCGGTCCAGCCCTTCTTCGGAGGCCTGTTCACCCTCATCCGTCCCCTCTGCGAAGTCCCCGAATCGCAGGTACGCACCGCCGTCGAAAAACTCGGCCTTCCGGTGGTGAAACCCGACTGCCCCTACAAGGACACCAACCTCAGGCTCAGAGTGAAACCCCTGGTGGAGCAGCTCGCGACCCTCGATCCCCTCGCGCGGGAGAAGATCTACCGTTCCCTCCTCAACATCCAGCCCGACTACCTCCCCATCTCCTTGAAAACCGGGCACGAGTACACTACAGTAGAACCAGAGGGAACAGATGAAGGTCCATAA
- a CDS encoding HD domain-containing protein, with protein sequence MSTHPLSWLLALPSRPLRDPIWRHIHLPEPLLPLLRTPPFQRLTRIRQLGPTHLLYPGATHTRASHSLGVFALAWRMLLSLAEHPTFPHLTKEETLGFLIASLLHDLGHYPYTHSLKDLVLPDGTTLTPHEHLSARLIQEEPLASLIRAAGCDPLIPAAVIDSTLPTPTPHTPFLRALLSGVLDPDKLDYLTRDAFFCGVPYGVQDIDHILTTIRPTACGLAITPSGIPSIEHILFSKYLMYRTVYWHRTVRAATAMVKKTIYHALTEGVIIPDRFYLLDDAGLLQLIPRSAGPARTLIEDVHRGTLHTCIWEVPYDPSSPLHRAIEHLPTRIRLDTHLARTLFPNAPDHSIILDLPEPLIFETDIHIITEDEHTIPYTEARSVFTPETVHAFTTTIRTIRLFVPPSLADTRPSPRAIEDTLMEAL encoded by the coding sequence ATGAGCACCCATCCCCTCTCCTGGCTCCTCGCCCTCCCCTCCCGTCCTCTCCGCGACCCCATCTGGCGCCACATCCACCTCCCCGAGCCACTCCTCCCCCTCCTCCGCACCCCCCCCTTCCAACGCCTCACCCGCATCCGCCAGCTCGGCCCCACCCACCTCCTCTACCCCGGCGCCACCCACACCCGCGCCTCCCACAGCCTGGGCGTCTTCGCCCTCGCCTGGCGCATGCTCCTCTCGCTCGCAGAGCACCCCACCTTCCCGCACCTCACCAAGGAAGAAACCCTCGGCTTTCTCATCGCATCCCTGCTTCACGACCTCGGCCACTATCCCTACACCCACTCCCTCAAGGACCTCGTCCTTCCCGACGGTACCACCCTCACGCCACACGAACACCTGAGCGCCCGCCTCATCCAGGAGGAACCCCTCGCATCACTCATACGCGCCGCAGGATGCGACCCCCTCATCCCCGCCGCCGTCATCGACTCCACCCTCCCCACCCCCACCCCTCACACCCCCTTCCTCCGCGCCCTCCTCTCCGGCGTCCTCGACCCCGACAAGCTCGACTACCTCACCCGCGACGCCTTTTTCTGCGGCGTCCCCTACGGCGTGCAGGACATCGACCACATCCTCACCACCATCCGCCCCACCGCCTGCGGCCTCGCCATCACCCCCTCAGGCATTCCCTCCATCGAACACATCCTCTTCAGCAAGTACCTCATGTACCGCACCGTGTACTGGCACCGCACCGTGCGTGCCGCCACCGCCATGGTGAAAAAGACCATCTACCACGCGCTCACCGAAGGGGTGATCATCCCCGACCGGTTCTACCTCCTCGACGACGCCGGTCTCCTCCAGCTCATCCCACGCTCCGCAGGACCCGCCCGAACACTCATAGAAGACGTCCACAGAGGAACGCTCCACACCTGCATCTGGGAAGTCCCCTACGACCCCTCATCCCCCCTCCACCGTGCGATCGAACACCTTCCCACCCGAATCCGTCTCGACACCCACCTCGCCCGCACCCTCTTCCCCAACGCCCCTGACCACTCCATCATCCTGGACCTCCCCGAACCCCTCATCTTCGAGACCGACATCCACATCATCACCGAGGACGAACACACGATACCCTACACAGAGGCCCGCAGCGTCTTCACCCCCGAAACCGTCCACGCCTTCACCACCACCATCCGCACCATCAGACTCTTCGTGCCCCCCTCACTCGCCGACACCCGCCCCTCACCTCGGGCCATAGAAGACACACTCATGGAGGCACTATGA
- a CDS encoding phosphotriesterase family protein translates to MLYTVLGAIDESEMGKALVHEHIMVDFSPADEQHVLDDSMREEVVRIMSPYLQEMKDFGFRTLFECTPRFLGRDIETLISISRATGVHIVSNTGFYAFGGYKHIPLSLRDASPETFASLWIDEFSHGIEGTGVKPGFIKTSVNHGPLGDLDRRLIIAAALTHLETGLTIACHTGEKECALGVAGVIEEQGVDPSALIIVHADQVEDMSFHLSLLERGFWLEYDNVGLKPLEYHVELISTVMKHGVGSRVLLSHDAGWYTVGEPEGGKDSNRPYTAVARSLIPALKARGYGDEVEEQLLVTNPREAFRIRVRRG, encoded by the coding sequence ATGCTATACACTGTCCTTGGTGCTATCGATGAAAGCGAGATGGGCAAGGCCCTTGTGCACGAGCACATCATGGTGGATTTCTCTCCTGCCGACGAGCAGCACGTCCTCGATGATTCGATGAGAGAAGAGGTGGTGCGGATCATGAGCCCCTACCTTCAAGAGATGAAAGACTTCGGCTTCCGCACCCTCTTCGAGTGCACGCCCCGATTCCTTGGAAGGGATATAGAAACTCTGATCAGCATCTCCCGCGCTACAGGCGTCCACATTGTCTCCAACACCGGGTTCTACGCCTTCGGCGGTTACAAACACATTCCACTCTCACTGCGAGATGCCTCGCCGGAGACGTTTGCTTCTCTGTGGATAGACGAGTTCAGCCACGGCATAGAAGGCACAGGGGTGAAGCCCGGATTCATCAAGACCTCGGTGAACCACGGTCCGCTTGGAGATCTCGATAGGCGACTCATCATCGCGGCGGCTCTCACGCACCTTGAGACGGGACTCACCATTGCCTGCCACACCGGAGAGAAGGAGTGCGCCCTTGGTGTAGCCGGGGTGATTGAAGAGCAGGGAGTGGATCCCTCGGCCCTCATCATTGTGCATGCCGATCAGGTCGAAGATATGTCCTTTCACCTTTCGCTCCTCGAGCGGGGGTTTTGGCTGGAGTACGACAACGTGGGCCTCAAACCACTCGAGTATCACGTTGAGCTCATCAGCACGGTGATGAAGCACGGGGTCGGCAGCAGAGTCCTCCTCTCACACGATGCCGGATGGTACACCGTGGGAGAACCGGAAGGCGGGAAGGACTCGAACCGCCCCTACACCGCCGTGGCTCGTAGCCTCATACCCGCCCTGAAAGCCCGCGGCTATGGGGATGAAGTGGAGGAGCAGCTCCTTGTCACCAACCCCCGCGAGGCCTTCCGTATCAGGGTGAGGAGAGGGTAG
- a CDS encoding DEAD/DEAH box helicase — MGPKYCEILVVNTPPSLSKGKEIPSSYKELFCRYFNRKDILPFEHQARVFSEIQNDREVFLVAGTAAGKTLAVAIPLFQKVISKQIQKVLLLYPTVALLEDQRKVLMRLSEIIKENQKETTIEIGELKGGLTQKELLEALTKDIILATPDEIYWFFRKNVKYNSLLIYGLSLVDEFVLDEAHLFNGLMLENFKHLWRRIKSLAGILGKTPRLHILTATPTAALQGLNNGIRVVGRSKCQDVTVEIRPSGPFGRAVAMVDALNESLEQGRKKILVVCNSARRAHQLFEKYKRKASGLPVKYQLRFGKVQLGNLLKWLENSGVEQTLLDNLRAGFYQEEEITLSEVAPDTSVKLPVEKIIESVTDILERQCWYIKRILWEQKQKPGETWESLLHNRRLPCTIIGFIRNRLMEANLDQQQVLIDEWLADTLRNLEDISEDEVITTSPNFRELAKVLENAGLDSTLADLLVNRLVHQLKVDPGETDLESIDINDRPIYLRWLDWMVEKSQVDHIRTLVQTGLESGALKADCRHIGVWKETDVPVIVYSGSMAKRAREGLIEAFADLERAVLISTSAVEVGVDFAADTLITEECEGNSFLQRFGRVGRHGNDSRVIVLVSGDVAAEWQDLNGQKMSREEFSQKILATFPTRSYAEASPLVDAAHYLVNEQLGRIGMRLNQDPALVAAQSLADKLRAAEIPIGFGLRSTMPQITLRDGVGKDPFYVLRYVDDDDLRPANSPFEVAQANKWFTELLFQSARFRVMVDLKATLRTSRVWFWLANGEWQLRVQTGVGSHYIARMKKYFPQQRTWDPFQPGNFLLLHGDVYLQRAEKDITYPKPDPVCDDQQDPLCIPAQNYLVFIGWDDVEKAQELLTGSPISRWEELYYDWDGVEFNNSLVVLEQTAGACFAAYEEWLKYVNQRVQK, encoded by the coding sequence ATGGGACCGAAGTATTGTGAAATACTTGTAGTGAATACACCTCCCTCGCTTTCCAAAGGTAAAGAAATACCAAGTTCGTATAAAGAACTGTTTTGTAGGTATTTTAATAGAAAGGATATCCTTCCCTTTGAGCATCAGGCTAGAGTTTTTTCTGAAATTCAAAACGATCGAGAGGTATTTCTGGTGGCTGGTACTGCGGCTGGCAAAACCCTCGCAGTTGCAATACCTCTATTCCAGAAAGTGATTTCTAAGCAAATACAAAAAGTACTGCTTCTCTATCCCACCGTTGCATTACTTGAGGATCAGCGGAAGGTTCTGATGCGACTCTCCGAGATTATTAAAGAAAACCAAAAAGAAACCACAATTGAGATTGGAGAATTGAAAGGAGGACTTACTCAAAAGGAATTACTTGAAGCACTTACTAAAGATATTATTCTTGCTACACCAGATGAAATCTACTGGTTCTTTCGAAAGAATGTGAAGTATAATTCCTTATTGATTTATGGTCTCTCTTTAGTAGATGAGTTTGTACTGGATGAAGCACACCTTTTTAATGGTTTGATGCTGGAAAACTTTAAACATTTGTGGAGACGTATCAAAAGCCTAGCGGGAATATTGGGTAAGACACCACGTCTGCACATCCTTACGGCTACTCCTACAGCAGCATTGCAGGGATTGAATAATGGTATCCGCGTCGTTGGTCGTTCCAAATGCCAGGATGTAACTGTGGAAATCCGCCCCAGCGGACCTTTTGGCCGCGCCGTTGCAATGGTAGATGCTCTTAACGAGAGTTTGGAACAGGGGCGAAAGAAGATTTTAGTTGTATGCAACTCGGCCCGAAGAGCCCACCAGCTCTTTGAAAAGTACAAACGAAAGGCTAGTGGTCTGCCCGTCAAATACCAACTTCGATTTGGTAAGGTCCAGTTGGGAAATCTGTTGAAATGGTTAGAAAATTCCGGCGTTGAGCAGACTCTCTTGGATAATCTGCGGGCTGGATTCTACCAGGAGGAGGAAATAACTCTCAGCGAAGTGGCACCAGACACCTCCGTTAAACTACCGGTCGAAAAAATTATTGAGAGTGTGACGGATATTCTGGAGCGTCAATGCTGGTACATCAAGCGGATCTTGTGGGAACAGAAACAGAAACCTGGCGAAACCTGGGAATCTTTGCTTCACAATCGGCGTCTTCCCTGTACCATTATCGGGTTTATTCGTAACCGTCTAATGGAGGCTAATCTGGACCAACAGCAGGTGTTGATTGATGAGTGGTTGGCAGACACCTTACGAAACTTGGAAGATATTTCCGAGGATGAGGTAATCACAACCTCTCCGAATTTTCGAGAATTAGCAAAGGTGCTAGAAAACGCCGGATTGGACAGCACCCTGGCTGATTTGCTGGTAAACCGTCTCGTACACCAACTTAAAGTTGACCCAGGCGAGACAGACTTGGAAAGCATAGATATAAACGACCGCCCGATTTATTTGCGCTGGTTGGATTGGATGGTTGAGAAATCCCAAGTGGATCACATTCGTACGCTGGTACAAACAGGGCTGGAATCAGGCGCACTGAAAGCCGACTGCCGCCACATTGGAGTGTGGAAGGAAACAGATGTGCCGGTTATCGTTTATTCCGGCAGTATGGCAAAAAGGGCTCGTGAGGGGTTGATTGAAGCGTTTGCCGATCTGGAGCGTGCTGTGTTGATTTCTACCTCGGCAGTGGAGGTAGGGGTAGATTTTGCTGCTGACACACTGATTACCGAAGAGTGTGAAGGCAACAGTTTCCTTCAACGCTTTGGACGAGTGGGACGACACGGCAATGATAGCCGGGTGATTGTACTGGTGAGTGGTGATGTGGCTGCGGAGTGGCAAGACTTGAACGGTCAAAAGATGAGTCGGGAAGAGTTTTCTCAGAAAATACTGGCTACATTCCCTACCCGTTCCTATGCCGAGGCTTCACCCCTGGTGGATGCTGCTCATTACCTGGTCAACGAACAACTCGGACGCATTGGCATGCGTCTCAATCAAGACCCGGCCCTTGTGGCTGCGCAATCACTGGCCGATAAACTGCGAGCAGCCGAGATTCCGATTGGCTTTGGACTCCGCAGTACAATGCCCCAAATCACTCTTCGGGATGGGGTAGGCAAGGACCCCTTTTATGTGCTTCGCTATGTGGATGACGATGACCTACGTCCAGCGAATTCTCCCTTTGAAGTAGCTCAGGCCAACAAGTGGTTCACCGAATTGCTCTTCCAGTCTGCTCGCTTTAGGGTGATGGTAGATCTGAAAGCCACCCTTCGGACCAGCCGGGTATGGTTCTGGTTGGCGAATGGGGAATGGCAATTGCGGGTGCAGACGGGTGTTGGTTCTCACTATATTGCGAGGATGAAAAAGTATTTCCCTCAACAGAGAACGTGGGATCCCTTCCAGCCAGGCAATTTCCTGCTCCTGCACGGCGACGTATATCTGCAGAGGGCCGAAAAGGATATAACCTACCCTAAGCCTGACCCGGTATGCGACGACCAGCAAGACCCGTTGTGCATCCCGGCCCAGAACTACCTTGTATTCATTGGATGGGATGACGTAGAAAAGGCGCAAGAGTTGCTCACTGGCTCGCCCATCTCCCGGTGGGAAGAACTGTATTACGATTGGGATGGGGTCGAATTCAATAACTCATTAGTAGTGCTGGAGCAAACGGCGGGCGCTTGTTTTGCCGCTTACGAGGAGTGGTTGAAGTATGTTAATCAGAGAGTTCAAAAGTAA
- a CDS encoding HD domain-containing protein — MLIREFKSKLGKSSKGGQTLYEHVMDCTKIAYTILTDGRFMPTDYPKQKRDQLFFSVFMHDLGKLNPDFQKMLEAARSGKPLPTKRVKHEASTLELEVLLRENVDDVCQHLENEFGYQFSGSIDNLDDTLAFAVTHHGLFYLSFEQRGNNVVPRVRREWTVFNYGEQRRITLTDLLFDYHPLGGLVIISDLLGSFSYEQGIADVDSLLNQAGSLRELIDGILEGGVVEAVEKSIRAYDPRTYGLRNLLALLGGGLN; from the coding sequence ATGTTAATCAGAGAGTTCAAAAGTAAGCTAGGGAAATCTTCAAAAGGTGGACAAACGCTATACGAGCACGTAATGGATTGCACCAAGATTGCCTATACAATTCTTACAGACGGCCGTTTTATGCCGACTGATTATCCCAAACAGAAACGGGACCAGCTTTTCTTCAGCGTCTTTATGCATGATCTGGGCAAACTCAATCCGGACTTTCAAAAAATGTTGGAGGCTGCCCGCAGTGGGAAGCCCTTACCTACCAAACGGGTCAAGCACGAAGCCAGCACATTGGAATTGGAAGTCCTGCTGCGTGAGAATGTGGATGATGTTTGTCAACACCTCGAGAATGAGTTTGGTTATCAGTTTTCCGGCTCAATAGATAACCTTGATGACACTCTGGCTTTTGCCGTGACACATCACGGGCTGTTTTATCTGTCTTTTGAACAACGAGGAAATAACGTGGTACCGCGTGTCCGGCGGGAATGGACAGTTTTTAACTATGGTGAACAGCGACGAATCACCCTGACTGACCTGCTATTTGACTATCATCCGCTGGGCGGCCTGGTCATTATCAGTGACTTGTTGGGTTCTTTTAGCTATGAGCAGGGCATTGCGGATGTTGATAGTTTACTGAACCAGGCAGGTTCTCTACGGGAGTTGATAGATGGGATTTTAGAGGGTGGTGTGGTAGAAGCAGTAGAAAAAAGCATTCGAGCATACGATCCGCGTACGTACGGTTTACGAAATCTATTAGCTCTGTTAGGAGGAGGTTTGAACTGA
- a CDS encoding coiled-coil domain-containing protein, which produces MESAEEIIQQQAEEALQQLNAQGAVLPAEIADSILHQVVYWEKPLAGGDKLLFVRLLSPVVMREEVFLGNILFNDFLSKAFVRAVKQVGGQAALVANDLENYYFLVRTSTDLRKLVDGFRSEVENSLPELFFGEPDPSRGIYGSVETMLDFNKANVEPFPVFIMPEEYKARLEKAVRESLLRKIENSSMERNPTSIMANLAFFYCHDGTEMQSPPRFLALLAYKYFPKYATKLEEALNIVPLAKDEAANVLPDELVEEPSRHKKILEMLDYIDSTFSSPGQFGWLKIFFAKTDKGKWALDVGKSSDQKPVARLLRKMSQMSSKEIWEEVLKNSTAYCLSNIGMCSPTALKDLLNALVKKLGERVDSDPNNWLMPYISDKFLSTDTRTLSEKLLIPVQAGYFTFASSSRQLASISCRICGMQIPEAEDKSILMGQHTHKFHNQSSKQKGVEGPKACLRCAIFTYLMVKLLGSEAVGQPQVPKTYNLIFHYGKHTDDKISALADQIDKVWDLVSKHRQGSFKISEIREEITKLNAKIEKARSKKERTELETEVAQKQAALEQAQTVVAQVEDDIFATCPWMRDGGESPAPPENPALDVLSNLSLSKSKVERHVLGLGMGGYRMILFVLPQIRKPKDAKEHDYSQSRFSNSWLTISAFLSFLNHLCGCNGPFYYQSLPTLTPEAFQPGTFYIRNRAIRAEEVQRRYAAVYNLAWQLVPQRGSKGFVKKVILAEKLLADPLGTFSAVMRDSTIFGQKKGGYKWLKTEYRQDWASWDFTEYVRFIQQLAEL; this is translated from the coding sequence ATGGAAAGTGCTGAAGAAATCATTCAACAGCAAGCAGAAGAGGCCTTGCAGCAACTAAATGCTCAAGGGGCTGTTCTCCCTGCGGAGATTGCCGATAGCATTCTCCACCAGGTTGTCTACTGGGAAAAACCTTTGGCTGGTGGTGACAAACTGCTGTTTGTCCGTCTGCTTTCACCGGTAGTAATGCGTGAGGAGGTCTTCCTGGGCAACATTTTGTTCAACGATTTTTTAAGTAAGGCTTTTGTCCGAGCTGTAAAACAAGTTGGTGGTCAGGCTGCACTTGTGGCCAATGATCTGGAAAACTATTACTTTCTTGTACGCACCAGCACCGACTTACGCAAGTTAGTAGATGGATTCCGCTCTGAGGTGGAGAACAGCCTGCCGGAGTTGTTTTTTGGTGAGCCTGATCCCTCGAGAGGAATCTACGGCTCGGTCGAGACGATGCTCGACTTCAACAAAGCGAACGTGGAACCATTTCCGGTATTTATAATGCCGGAAGAGTACAAAGCACGTCTGGAGAAAGCGGTGAGGGAGTCCCTCTTGCGTAAGATTGAGAACAGTTCTATGGAGCGGAATCCAACCTCGATTATGGCTAATCTGGCCTTCTTCTACTGCCATGATGGTACGGAAATGCAAAGCCCTCCGAGATTCTTGGCGCTCCTTGCTTATAAGTATTTCCCTAAATATGCCACAAAGTTGGAAGAAGCACTCAACATTGTCCCTTTGGCAAAGGATGAGGCAGCTAATGTTTTGCCAGATGAGTTGGTGGAAGAACCATCTAGACACAAGAAAATTCTGGAAATGTTGGATTACATAGACTCAACCTTCTCGAGTCCTGGACAGTTTGGGTGGCTGAAAATATTTTTTGCCAAAACTGACAAAGGCAAGTGGGCATTGGACGTAGGTAAATCTTCGGATCAAAAGCCAGTGGCTCGCTTGCTAAGAAAAATGTCGCAAATGAGTAGCAAGGAAATTTGGGAAGAGGTGCTAAAAAACTCAACCGCATACTGTTTGTCAAATATCGGTATGTGTTCTCCCACTGCTCTTAAGGATTTATTGAATGCTTTGGTAAAGAAACTGGGGGAGCGTGTGGATTCTGATCCGAATAATTGGTTGATGCCCTATATCTCGGATAAATTCCTTTCTACAGATACACGCACCTTATCAGAAAAGTTGTTAATTCCCGTCCAGGCTGGCTATTTCACATTCGCATCTTCCTCTCGCCAACTCGCATCGATAAGTTGTCGAATATGTGGGATGCAAATTCCAGAAGCTGAAGACAAAAGCATTTTGATGGGGCAACACACGCACAAATTTCACAATCAATCAAGTAAGCAGAAAGGGGTGGAAGGTCCCAAGGCTTGCCTGCGTTGTGCTATCTTTACCTACCTGATGGTAAAGCTGCTGGGGTCAGAAGCGGTTGGTCAACCCCAAGTTCCTAAAACATATAACCTCATTTTCCACTACGGCAAACACACCGACGATAAAATATCGGCATTGGCTGACCAGATAGACAAGGTATGGGACCTGGTAAGCAAGCACCGTCAGGGATCCTTTAAGATAAGCGAAATTAGAGAAGAAATCACCAAACTGAATGCCAAGATTGAGAAAGCGCGGAGCAAGAAAGAGCGAACGGAACTGGAAACAGAAGTGGCTCAAAAACAGGCTGCCTTAGAGCAAGCACAAACTGTTGTGGCCCAGGTAGAAGATGACATCTTTGCTACCTGTCCCTGGATGCGCGATGGAGGCGAATCCCCTGCACCCCCGGAGAATCCGGCTTTAGATGTGCTCAGCAATCTTTCGCTTTCCAAAAGCAAAGTGGAACGCCACGTCTTGGGTCTGGGAATGGGTGGCTACCGGATGATACTCTTTGTCTTGCCTCAAATCCGCAAACCAAAAGATGCCAAGGAGCACGACTATTCCCAAAGTCGCTTTTCTAACAGTTGGCTCACGATCAGTGCTTTCCTATCGTTTCTGAATCACCTGTGCGGTTGTAATGGACCGTTCTATTACCAGTCTTTACCCACCTTGACTCCCGAAGCGTTCCAGCCGGGTACTTTCTACATTCGCAACCGAGCCATCCGGGCTGAGGAAGTACAGCGCAGGTACGCCGCTGTCTACAATCTGGCCTGGCAGTTGGTTCCACAACGTGGCTCCAAGGGATTTGTCAAGAAAGTAATACTGGCCGAGAAACTGTTGGCCGACCCGTTAGGCACCTTCTCCGCTGTGATGCGAGACAGTACCATCTTTGGACAAAAGAAAGGAGGTTACAAATGGTTAAAGACTGAATACCGTCAAGACTGGGCTTCGTGGGATTTCACCGAGTATGTCCGATTCATACAACAGCTTGCTGAACTGTAG
- the cas7d gene encoding type I-D CRISPR-associated protein Cas7/Csc2, whose product MTEQTKLDQFTNQLAAVATLVPRDHKKVGKIAQAIYTRQVVTIVGVKTTTSRFLPVSHEGYSNETYVDKVELWGKTRAEFIARKLKGVERRAHMALFREKVETYLRNNGGGQQGWQTFFEEKFGKACTIPDSLCVACWNCSLFGGMEAGKGATFSRIRYFDTFSVEDAAECIQSDDSPEGMAIGNTVGEDLSVERSEASFHRYEYVKAETRFPFITIIESPTLLDVAGYLAAVKLADQHGYGKYSANHGKFKTEFLAVSTGYPLFSVLDLLTWLENGELTNPKEKLHFETAVNNPVTLFGEEIDEIRSKLDGQFRAYMEALTKQ is encoded by the coding sequence ATGACTGAGCAAACCAAACTTGACCAATTCACCAACCAACTTGCCGCTGTTGCTACACTGGTTCCCCGCGACCACAAAAAAGTAGGCAAAATCGCCCAGGCCATTTACACCCGTCAAGTTGTGACTATTGTGGGTGTGAAAACGACCACATCTCGCTTCCTACCCGTGTCCCACGAGGGCTATTCCAACGAGACCTATGTGGACAAGGTGGAGCTTTGGGGCAAAACCCGCGCCGAATTTATTGCCCGCAAACTGAAGGGCGTCGAGCGTAGGGCGCATATGGCCTTGTTCCGCGAAAAGGTAGAAACTTACCTGAGAAACAACGGCGGAGGACAGCAGGGTTGGCAAACGTTTTTCGAGGAAAAGTTTGGCAAAGCCTGCACCATTCCTGACAGCCTCTGTGTGGCCTGTTGGAACTGTTCCCTCTTTGGTGGGATGGAAGCAGGCAAAGGAGCCACGTTCTCGCGTATCCGCTACTTTGACACTTTCTCGGTCGAGGATGCTGCTGAGTGCATCCAGAGCGACGACTCTCCAGAAGGGATGGCTATCGGCAACACGGTGGGCGAAGACCTGAGCGTCGAGCGCAGCGAGGCCTCATTTCATCGCTATGAGTACGTGAAGGCCGAGACACGCTTCCCCTTCATCACCATTATCGAAAGTCCCACTCTGTTGGATGTGGCCGGCTATCTGGCTGCGGTCAAACTGGCCGATCAGCACGGCTATGGCAAGTACTCGGCCAACCACGGCAAGTTTAAAACAGAGTTTCTGGCCGTCTCTACCGGCTACCCGCTCTTCTCGGTTCTGGATTTGCTCACCTGGCTGGAAAATGGAGAACTAACCAACCCAAAGGAGAAATTACACTTTGAGACAGCCGTGAACAATCCGGTGACTCTCTTCGGCGAAGAGATTGATGAGATTCGGAGCAAATTGGATGGTCAATTCCGGGCGTATATGGAAGCCTTGACCAAACAATAA
- the cas4 gene encoding CRISPR-associated protein Cas4 — MNESTHTVAYSTSEPVFTVTDLKQWLYCPRIVYYHLCLPDIRPTTFHMRAGKEAGKGEETREARRTLRWYGIEGGKRHYNVYLSSAHHGLRGTVDMVIETEDELIPVDFKLSRRPRYHFRLQVAAYALLLEDCWRKPVRRGFLYLIPLKHHCEIPIEAPIRETVHSTIEAMYRMLQSEAIPPATESHHKCRVCEFRRFCNDTV, encoded by the coding sequence GTGAACGAATCGACCCACACGGTGGCGTATTCCACTTCTGAACCGGTCTTCACCGTCACCGATCTCAAACAGTGGCTCTATTGCCCCCGCATCGTGTACTATCACCTGTGCCTCCCAGACATACGGCCCACCACCTTTCACATGAGAGCAGGTAAAGAAGCAGGAAAAGGAGAAGAAACCAGGGAAGCCCGCCGAACCCTCAGGTGGTACGGAATCGAGGGAGGAAAACGACACTACAACGTGTACCTCAGCTCAGCCCACCACGGACTCCGCGGCACAGTGGACATGGTGATAGAGACCGAAGACGAACTCATCCCCGTCGACTTCAAGCTCTCTCGCAGGCCCAGATACCACTTCCGTCTCCAGGTGGCCGCCTATGCACTCCTTCTCGAAGACTGCTGGAGAAAACCGGTCCGCAGAGGATTCCTCTATCTCATACCGCTCAAACACCACTGCGAGATCCCAATAGAGGCCCCGATAAGGGAGACGGTCCACTCCACCATTGAGGCGATGTACCGCATGCTCCAGAGCGAAGCCATTCCCCCGGCCACAGAGAGCCACCACAAGTGCAGGGTGTGCGAGTTCAGACGCTTCTGCAACGACACTGTGTAG
- the cas2 gene encoding CRISPR-associated endonuclease Cas2, which produces MEEKDPNTLVVYDIPDDRTRNKVADACLDYGLDRIQYSAFLGWLLPTQQDELFLKLTRILGKKEGNIQLFTFCSRDWKKHKTIEQKGKPK; this is translated from the coding sequence ATGGAAGAAAAAGACCCAAACACCCTCGTGGTGTACGACATCCCCGACGACAGAACACGCAACAAAGTAGCCGACGCATGTCTCGACTACGGCCTCGACCGCATCCAGTACAGCGCCTTTCTCGGATGGCTCCTTCCCACCCAACAGGACGAGCTCTTCCTCAAGCTCACCCGCATCCTCGGGAAAAAAGAAGGCAACATCCAGCTCTTCACCTTCTGCTCCAGAGACTGGAAGAAGCACAAAACCATAGAACAAAAGGGAAAACCCAAGTGA